The Streptomyces sp. NBC_01317 genomic interval GGTAGAGGCGGGTGAGGGTGGCGAGGTCCGCGCGGGCGGTGTGCAGGAGGAGGACCCGTACGGAGTCGGCGTGGTCCTGGCCGCAGTGGCGCCCGGCGGCGGCGAAGCGCAGCTCCCAGGGGGCGAAGGCAACGTTGTCGGCGTTGTCGGTGCCGGCATGGGCCGTGGCGGCCTCTTCCGCGAGGGCGAGGGACGCGTCGAGCCACGCGCGCGCGGTCGCGTCGAGCCGGGGGGTGAGCTGGTCGCGGATCTGTGTCATGCCGGTACCCCGTTCGTCAGGACCGCGCGGAGGAAGTCGAGGGAGGTACGGGCCAGTTCGGGCCCCGCGTGGGAGTGGCGGGGCAGCTCGACCACGGTCAGGCCCTGGTAGCCGGTGGCGTCGAGGGCGTCGAGCACGGGCGGGAAGTCGATCTCGCCGTCGCCGAAGGGGAGGTGCTCGTGCACCCCGCGCCGCATGTCCTCGATCTGGACGTGCCGCAGCCAGGGCGCGGCGGCGCGGACGCAGTCGGCGGGCGAGGCGGTCTCCAGGCACTGGCAGTGGCCGATGTCGAGGGTCAGGCCGAGGGCCGGGGGGTCGCCGAGGCGGTGTCTGAGCCGGTGGAACCCGTCCAGGTCGGCGACGAGCTGGCCGGGCTCGGGCTCGAAGGCGAGCGGGATCCCGGCGGTGTCGGCGGCGGCCAGGACGGGGGTGAGCGCCTCTTCGAGGCGGTCCCAGGCGATGTCGGGGGACGTGCCCCCGGGGACGATCCCGCTGAAGCAGTGGGCGGCGTGGGCGCCGAGGTCGGCGGCGACCTGGACGGCGGTGACCAGCAGTGCCGTACGGGCCTTGCGGCCCTCGGGGTCCGGGTCGAGGAGGGAGGGCCCGTGCTTGCGCCGGGCGTCCAGGACGTACCGCGCCCCGGTCTCGACGGTGACCCCGAGCCCCAGCTCGTCCAGGCGCCGGGCGACCCGCCGGGTGCGGGCGGCGAGGTCGGGGGCGAGGGGGTCGAGGTGCATGTGGTCGAGGGTCAGGCCGAGGCCGTCGTACCCGAGGTCGGCGAGGAGCCCGAGGGCGTCGTCGAGGCGGAGGTCGGTGAGGCCGTTGGTGCCGTATCCGAAGCGGAGGGTCATGTGGGGCTCACCTTCCGGGCGAGTGCGCGGGCGATCGGGACGAGCCCCATGACGCCGAGCCCCACCGCGACGGCCCCGCCGCGCGCGGCGAGCGCGCCCTGCAACGGGATCATGGCCCGGATTCCCCCGCCGACGGCGCGCTGGGTGAGGGGCGGGGAGGGGTTGAGCACGGCGTGGGCGAGGGGTTTGGCGGCGGTG includes:
- a CDS encoding sugar phosphate isomerase/epimerase family protein, whose product is MTLRFGYGTNGLTDLRLDDALGLLADLGYDGLGLTLDHMHLDPLAPDLAARTRRVARRLDELGLGVTVETGARYVLDARRKHGPSLLDPDPEGRKARTALLVTAVQVAADLGAHAAHCFSGIVPGGTSPDIAWDRLEEALTPVLAAADTAGIPLAFEPEPGQLVADLDGFHRLRHRLGDPPALGLTLDIGHCQCLETASPADCVRAAAPWLRHVQIEDMRRGVHEHLPFGDGEIDFPPVLDALDATGYQGLTVVELPRHSHAGPELARTSLDFLRAVLTNGVPA